One genomic window of Pocillopora verrucosa isolate sample1 chromosome 8, ASM3666991v2, whole genome shotgun sequence includes the following:
- the LOC131791011 gene encoding uncharacterized protein, translated as MTTDGGGWLLIYNVIAGGTVPPTNLNIEETYAGVSRYSSNRMVLSPDGMRELRSRMSFTQLRFHCRKRQHGRTFHVKTAANSSGEAVVGFFGGDTDVFPKACGSFEKLKGDNSVLASKCVEWGKENGVFHVGKWGHEGNKELYIYSAFIAYYHHWATWPGHGRWECDDYRNNLTRGDFWKIYVR; from the exons atgacaactgatggaG GAGGCTGGCTCCTAATCTATAACGTTATTGCTGGAGGAACTGTGCCCCCCACCAATTTGAATATTGAAGAGACATATGCAGGAGTCAGTCGCTACAGCAGCAACAGAATGGTTCTCTCTCCTGACGGTATGCGAGAGCTGAGATCCCGCATGtctttcactcagctgagattccactgccgtaAACGGCAACATGGACGAACGTTTCATGTCAAAACGGCTGCGaacagctctggtgaagctgtagTCGGGTTTTTCGGCGGTGATACCGACGTTTTTCCCAAAGCCTGTGGCTCATTTGAGAAACTTAAGGGAGACAACTCAGTCCTTGCAAGTAAATGCGTTGAATGGGGGAAGGAAAACGGCGTGTTTCATGTTGGAAAATGGGGACATGAAGGGAATAAGGAGCTGTATATATACTCAGCATTCATTGCATATTACCATCATTGGGCCACGTGGCCAGGCCATGGCAGATGGGAATGTGATGACTATCGGAACAATTTGACGCGCGGCGACTTTTGGAAGATTTATGTCCGTTAA